The segment ACACATCTCTTGGCAATCAGTGGCAAAGCCAACCAGACAGGTTTTGTGCTGCCTGTAGCTCTGAGCAGGGGTCAGCAGAAGGGAAcacgcagctcttgggctggagctgagctggagacCTGGTGTGGCAAGCACTGGTGGCCACCATCCCCCGGGTTTTGCTTGTCCTGGTTCCCTGACAGCTGGGGCCCTGGGCAGAACCCTGACAGCCTGGTCTGGCCCCATGGAAAGAGAAGGAgcccctggagaagctgcaccaggtggggctgctgctgctggagacagcaaGGACAACATCAAGGATGACAATCTCTTCCTCGGCCTGGCCAGCTGAAGATGATGGACTTGGATTCTGGCACcttctccaaagccaggctccacagggaatTTGCAGATGAGTCCACACGcagggggatgctcccagatttgggcattgctcagcctggctgggagccaAAGGTTGCCCCTTTGCTGGGGCGGATGCAGCTGATCCTTCAGTcggctgccaggctgcttttggcagggctgggggcatgggctggggtgggtaCGAAATGGGAgtgggctcctggccctgccaacagcccccagcacccaccgtgccccgggctggggctggggctggggcagccagcccgaCACAAACCAACCCCCATGGTGGGAGCACAGGTGGGACTCCAGAACgtgtgcaggggctgctttgctttgcaggcaaggaagggcttgggctgctccaCTGCTCTTGATTGCTTTGGGATCAGCGTTATTTTgtggggcagtgcagggggaagggagaaagcctGGGCTTCCCTCACCTGTGGATGGGTTTTTCCCCGGCATGCAGCGCTTGGGCCTTCCTCAAGCCCCTGACAGAGAGAagatttttgaccttttttcttgttccccTTTTTGTCTGTAATCTATTTTCAATcatttgttgtgtgtttttctagAGGAAGCGTTCCAGGTGGGGTCCAGTCTGGATCAGGAagtgcttgggagcagctgcggcGTGGATGGGCCGTGcccttggagaaggctgaggacatCGTTTGggaccagcttttcttccagcgGTGGATGGCGTCAGGTGGGTCCCGTCTGCTTGGcatggtgggatcagagctttggggagatggcagcgagcacaggagcatcctgctctgggcagctgctgagggctggatgtgccgtggctggctgcaggctgggcacatgtcctgccctcctgctctgctgccaaaggcagcagtgatgggcagctctgggcaccgctctgggcacggccagcatggcctgggcaccgcgggtggctgggacaaggggacaggagccttcagctgaCGGGcgctttctgctttctctccttgcagccgggctctgcgggtgctgaggctgctctgggctctgccagggctctgctggagctcagcaccggGCCAGaatcagccaaagaagaaatggtgtgacctgcagcacagacttgCTTGAGCATTTCAGCAACACAGCTCAAGTTTGCAGAGTGTGCACCTCCCAGGGAAAACGTGCTACCacccaaaaaataaacttgttcaATAACTTCTGAAATTAAGTCAATCTGGGATGACCCCAAATGGCATTTTTCAGCTTGCTCGAGCTGTAGCTCAGCCCTTCTCTGAACATTTCTCTCTCCCACCTGCCATTTACTCCCCAActgctccctcttttcccccagtgagttcccagcccatggcagtcTCCATCACCCTGTTGCCTCCCTTGGTGCCCCTCACCATGAGGAAGGCCGAGCCCCTAGCTTAGGgactcatcctgtcactggctgaggagcagcaatgtCTCAGAGGTCCGGTGGGATTTTAGTgtccttcagagctgctctccagccctcagctctcctcactgctgagttcccactcccttttcctcgtccttgcagcaggatgagctctgtGAATGCCCTTGAGCCTCCCGActcttcccagcccatgcaCCCACCTCAGttaggctgaagctgcagcttctctgtctcctctggcacACCAGTCCAGTCCCCTGTGTGGGGAGCCCCagtcccagagcacagcactcagcagtgcagtccgggctggagcagctgccctgcagccctggcttggctcttggtggcaagggaatgctccctgtttgcagctgtccctgcaggatggccccagggcagagcccagccgggctcccactgcagccccgGAAGCTTGGGGCAGACAGGGgtcccagagctgaggttcaTGGGGAGCACCCGCAGCTGTGGCTTGAGTCAGTGTTGGCAAATGTTGTGTTCtcatctcctgcagcctgtggggaaagcaacctgtgctgccaggcctgtgtgtgccaggggctcttggatgtctctgtacccatggacagaaggctctgtgtgtgccaggggctcttggatgtctctgtacccatggacagaaggctctgtgtgtgccaggggctcttggctgtctctgtacccatggacagaaggccctgtctgtgccagggtttCCATaatgtctctgtacccatgggTATGGAATAGCATGGACAGTGATAGTGTCAGTCACGTTGCTTGCACACTCCTTCCTTTGCATACAAGACACATCCATGCACACCCCCATGCACAGATACATTAaaaggacagggagggagagagattCACCCCAGAGCTCTAACTTTGGCATAACTCACCCTTTAGCCGGTGGCCAGGGGatttttccccagctctgtgtgagaaggtgtccaggagctgaaggagcagcatTTAGAAGCAGTTTCAGGATTTCTAGGCAGGCAGTGGAGCTGACAACCATCCACATAACTCACTGTGTTCatcaggatgtgctgctggttcTTTGGGAATATGGCCCAGTGGAGACACGAGActtggaaaaatcccagctctctgtggatttgtgcaaagggggagcagcagaaacactttgtgtctgctctggggacacAAGGTCCAAGGAGCTGCGGTGGCAGAGggtgagctgggctggtggcaggtGAAGTCCTGGTTCATGACATCCCAGAGTGGCACAGGACAAAGCTCCAAGCACCCCCAACCCCCCTGATGAAGTCTTTGTGATGCTGCACTTCCTACAGGAAAAGCTGATGTCACACAATTCACTGGGATTTGTAAGTgtcattttaaatactttagGTCCAAGTTTCAAACTGCAATATTTTTGCCCTCAAGACACAGTCATGCAGAATCCATCTCTCATCCTCCTATTGCTTCaactccaattaaaaaaaaaatctaaatactgtaaacaaaacccaaaatctttaaaaaaaggatgCTGAGGTCAGTCTGTAAGATGGATCCAGGCCATCAGAACATGCACCAAGTAATTGagttctccttttaaaaagatcAGTTACCTCTCAAtgcaaaattacagaaaattttcaCTACAGAATATGCACAAAGTAAATGAgttctctctttaaaaatatcagttaCCTCTTCATCCAAAGTTATAGAAGATTTTCATTACACacttgtttcttgtttttctcttttatatttttctcgttttttcttatcttttttcttttcaagcagATAACAcatcctgaaaaagaaatgtacagCAAAATTAGATACATTTCTGataaacagtgaaaatatttacttttctctgGATACCCTGATGTAAAAAATCTAGCAGATATGAGCAGGGGTGTAAAGTGTTTGCTTTGCACTAAGCTGGAGTTCAGCACTGCTGACATCCTGATCCAGCCAAGAGTTGCAGAATTCTTTTGCACACCTCGAGCCATGTGTTTGCAGGCacagcacctgcagagctgacaCACCAGTGCACGTGAATAACTCTGTTACTCCCTCCCAGAATTTGGGCTGTGCCCCAGAacgaggtgctccagccctttgctCCTGGTTCCcgtggggagcagctcccttccctctggctgagctgctcaggcagagcccggcagctcctggccctgcagggctgaggctttTCCCCGTTGCTGGGCACAGACtgatggagcagcactgctgaacacGGGCACACAGagggaccagcagcagctgcctttggccACCTGAGGCTCCAAGGCCCAAACTCGgagcagacagggctggaagagactcgcaggctccctgctggctctgctgccccccTTGTGCCCAcctgggagcccccagggccagcagggactTGAgatggcagccctgggctcctggaggtTGTGCAAGGAACGCAGCTGGGGACTCCCTGTCCATGGGCAGCTTCCagatggaaaaggctgctgtgcccaggcagctccaagggcagagaaaggagggTCTCGACCACGGGATCTGTGCCAGTCCCacagtcctgggcagcagccaccgagccctgggggagcagagggcacagcaaGAGGGACAAAAGCAGGCAAGGTCAGAGACTGGAgagagccagagctgggagcaggaacagctgctccaTTGCACTCTTGGAGAAAGCTCTTGGCTGGTTCAAAGCGCTGAAAGGCgtgaagggcagagaggaggccACAGCAAACAATGCTCCTGtttccacagcctcccctcTCCGTGTGCCAGAAGGAATTGAATGGACTGTGTTCTTCTCTCCGAGTCGTCTGGTTCAGCATGagcagctgagcaccaggagctgaaggagctgaagcCTCAGGCCACAAGAGCTGGGCCAGAGGAGACTTTCTGAGCAAATGAATGCTGCTAACATGGAGCTGGCTGAATGCAGcagatggaatcatggaatcacagaatcctttctgttgggaaagacctctgagctcatccagtccagctgGTCACCCGGCAGTGTCGAACCCAgcactaaaccacgtccctgaagtgccaaggcctggacaACAGCCCTGAGTGAGGCCTGAACAACAGGCCCTGAGCCAAAGGTGGCCTCTGGATGAACCTTCCAGCCAAAGGTTATCTTTGGATCTGCTCACTAATGAAATATGCATGGTCATTAGCACTGTGATAGATGTATCCACTCATTAGTGAAACATGTATTGACCTTTCTGTGTTTAGAAGCCAGACAAGGCCATGAAATCCGACATCTGGCCTTGTTTGGGGCTGAATGGTCAAAGTCACCTCCCTTGGTTCCTCCTGGGgccctggccaggctttgggaggAAGCCAATAGGAGGATGAAAGCAGATGTTCCCGCACCAGAAGTGCTGTCAGTTTGTTCATTCAGCACTGTCAGAGCTGGGCCCTCTCACAGCGGGGCTGGAGCCTcacctgtggctggaggcaCCTGCAGGAATTGCCAGTGCCCAggagtggctctgcagcccttggctgtgacagcttccccagctgctgtgtggatcTGGGGGATGGTAAAGCCTGAGGGTAACTGGGGCTGGACCTTCTTAATCACTGCTGGAATGTTTGGTGGTGATGGTTGGGTGcattgctgagctgctccttttgAGATTATTCTCTAATGATTATGTGCTTTGCTGAGCTTCTCCTTCTGTAATTTTTTCCAGATTTACATTACAGAAATTACACAATTCCTTAGGTTGATGTCTGTGTCTTTGGTGCTGACTGGCAAAACTGACCCTATGGGCTCCATAGAACTGAGGGGcccctgtgacactgcagggcctcatggaaccatgGCACCATGGTGACCCTGTGGGGCTTCATGGGACCAAGGGTCCATTATGACACTGtggggcctcatggaaccacGGACACCAGTCTGACAATCTGGGGACTCATGGAACCGTGGAGAACATTCTGACAATCTGGGGACTCATGGGGACCAGGGTCCattgttttcctctccctggcactgcccagttcagcctttccctgcccctgccccagctcagcagagcagcagagtcAGGTCTGGCCCTGCAGGAGGAACTGGAGGCACTGGAGGTCAGGGACAGCCACTCTGTGTCTGGAATGCTCAGCAGATTCTCagctcaggcagctcctgcagccccagggccagccctgctgcccagcacagcagcagagttGGCCCCGGGGCTcctcaggcagctcctgctggcccagggacagggcagcctCTTGCCAGGGCTCCTCTGCACACCCACAGGCTCCTGCTCGGCTCCTGGCACATGCCAGCTGcccccagagcctctcccaGGGGAACACGTCTGTGCTGGCctgagcagccactgctgcagcccctgccctgctccccagagccccagctcgggctgctgctctgcagagcacgggggctgtgctgcccggggccctgggctgcctctgctgggctctgctgctcagccagggacactgaggcacTGATGGTGCTCCCTGCACTGACCCCCTCCCACCCAGGCTCTGCGGGGCCATGGAGGCTGCTCAGAGGTGCCTGCCTTGTTCCAGGGCTGCCAGACGGGCttggggctgccctggatcctCCTGGGGGAGTTCCCTGGGGGTCAGGAGAGTCAGTGCCCAGACTCctttccctgtgcctgctgtgccccctgggctgcagggctctCCTGGCTCACAGCAGACATTCAGTCCTTGATCTCGGGGTGACCCCACCCTGCACAGGCCTGTGCCCAGTCAGCTCCACTCCCTGCTGGTCCCTGGCAcacactgtccctgcagctcccctgtGTTCTCCTGGCACCTCCCAAGGCCCTCCAGGCAAACGTTGCCCTGCCATCAGCCCTGGCACaagctgcagagcccaggaagGTTCAGCACAGACCCTTCAACATCTGATGGGCACTGGCCACCAACAAGCAAAACCTGACCCAGACCCGAGTCCCCTGAAGGCCACACTGGAACCCTGATCTCATCCCACTGAGCCCTGGGAGAATGAGGAACACAAGGAGCCTCTTGAGAGTCCTGAGAGTGACTTTGGAAGGGAGCAAAGTCTTGCTGCCCTCCCCTCAGGAGATGCCCTttgctgatggagctgctctggtggagcccagctgtgtcccagcagtgcccatggcctgtccctgcctgcaggcacagcacagacacGCAGCAGGACAGTGACCAAGCTGCCAGGAGCTTTCTACAGATAactattataatttttttttttttaataaaaaacattattacactagaaaaataataagaaaaggTCCCAacgaaaaaaaaattgacaaaaagggaaaaaaacagctgagaTTGTAAAGAATTACATTCTGAAGGttttgagcagaaaaaaagagagtttaTTGTTTCTGAAAGCACCCAGTCATCagtctccacactgcagccttgagctcctggttcctcaggctgtagatgagggggttcagggctggaggcaccaccgagtacagaactgacactgacagatccagggatggggaggacatCGAGGGGGGCTTCAGGTAGACAAACATGATAGTGCTGAGGAACAGGGAGACCatggccaggtgagggaggcaggtggaaaaggctttgtgccgtccctgctcagaggggatcctcagcacagccctgaagatctgcacataggagaaaacaatgaacaaaaAACAGCCAAGTGCTAAACAGATGGAGAACACAATGAGCCCAAGCTCCCTGAGgtaggatttggagcaggagagcttgaggatctgtgggatttcacagaagaactggcccagggTATTGCCATGGCACAGAGGGAGGGAAAATGTGTTGGCCGTGTGCAGCAGTGAATagagaaaggcactggcccaggcagctgctgccatgtaggcacaagctctgctgcccacgagggtcccgtagtgcaggggtttgcagatggacacgtagcggtcgtagcacatgatggtcaggaGGGAAAGCTCTGCGGTAgcacaaaaagtgaaaaaaaagagctgtgcagcacatgctgtgtaggagatggtgctggtgtcccagagggaattgtgcatggctttggggacagtggtgcagatggagcccaggtcactgagggccaggttgagcaggaagaagaacatgggcgtgtgcaggtggtggtcgcaggctacggcgctgatgatgaggccgttgcccaggagggcagccagggagatgcccagcaagaggcagaagtgcaggagctgcagctgccgcgtctctgccagtgccagcaggaggaagtggctgatggagctgctgttggacatttgctgtggctgcacatgggcacctgttcatggagaaaggacagtgacaAGTCAGGAGAGGCTGCTTGGAGCCAAACCTGGGGCATTCCCTGTAGCCTGTCCTACTGGGACTCACCCACCCttgttcctgctctgggcaAACCTTCACCCAGGTCCctgcctgagctccagctgtgctggctgagtgtgccaggagcagccagggctgtgcgtGGGGGCTCTCaaggagccatccctgccccctgccctgggttTGTGGCCATGTGGCAGAGGGACAAGGCTGAGTATTCAGGATTTGTCAGGGGAATCACTTCTAATACAGAAAGGGTTGGTAACATCTACACTTCCAGGTCTGAAGGATGGCAGGAGCTGGTTTCAGGAATTGTTTTCCTAGCCACACAACATTCCTGGCTCTCTGAGGTCAGAAATCCCCAGCATGCCTGCTGCACTCAGAGTTTGGCACTGATAGATGGGAGAGGCAAAGGATTCCCTGTGGCTGAGGGAaggtgaggggctggatgggcttgttcccccagcactgctctgctcagccccctctccttccctgagcaTCTCCCTGGGCCTGGACATTCCCTCCTGAGAGGTGCCTTGTCCCTGCCAGCGCTCACAGAGCCCATCCCACCCCGTGTGCCCTCGGCCCGGCCCTACAGAAAcctgcctgtgtgcagggccctggctggggcagggtctgtgtgcagctgggcaagggcagctcaggagagccctgctgggccctgccaaggtgatgctgctgctgtccagggctgagcagtggctgAAGACCCTTtgggaggctgccagcagagagactGACCACCCAAAGTCACAGTTCTGGAGTCTCTGTAAATGTTCAAACATTCCTTTGATTATCCTGTGTTCCGTTCAACTCAGAATGTTCTGTCATTCTGGGATTACaattcctcttctgcttctctcatcCCCCTCTTGTCTatgaacaaaagagaaaaaaaaacaaccccttGCAACAGTGTTAGAACAGTAAAGTAAAAACCAGACCTTTATTGGAAGCTTTAAGGTGTCCCAGTGGGGATGAGGCACAACCGGTTCCTGACTTCAACAATTTATAAAGGTTGATTAATTAGgatatttaacaggaaaatccAATAAGAGATTCAGTTGTCCAAGTTACACACCCCTGTCTCACCGATTGGAGAAGGTCCAAGGGCTTCTTTGCCCCACTTTTTTTATGACTGCTCACATTCTGGTCAAAAACCCAAATGTTCTTCTTGTAGGTCCTCTTCCTGATAATAAGAatatacagtattttaaaaatgtgtttagatAGGTTATTGTTCTAAAGACTAAGAGAAAGGTTAGGAAAtgtactagagttaattaaggATTACAGTTATAGAAGTATATAATAGTAGTTTAATAGAGTTAATTAAGAGTTTAATAGCGTAAAGTAAGGATTATAGTTTTATAACTATATAATAGTAATCTATAgagctataaaaatataaaaatgtatcaaaagcaaaaatctttctGTCACCACCCCAACTTTCCCATCCTTCTCCaagcaggaaattaaaaacagtCTCAGGAAAGCTCCTGAGCTTTACAGCAATCCCAGGCTTACCTTCTTTGGGAAGTGTCCTccggagctgtgcccaggctggtctggagctgggagcagccctgccccagccagcagctctcagcagcagcacctgccctgctcagggtggctccttccccccacagcttctggccagcgctggcagcagctccccgggccggctgagagctgtccctggcaggcagcagagtccctggcccagcacagcgccctgggctgcaggaccctgctctgcaggacagccctgggcacccctggctgctctgcacaagagatcatcagagaatgtactcacaggggctgtgggcattgggatgttccagcttgaggagatcactgcaggagctgcagctgcattgtcctgcagccagaggttcctgtgccaagggctggcagtgattctgccccaggcacttctcagcaccttcccagccctgactgattgaagctctctgtgcctctgggctgtgcccgcgctggctgcaggcagtgccccagccctgctgggctgggagaagagctgctcatccagagaaatgtgcttttgaagctctgcttgcttaccagcatcaccctctgtgccaggagcccggcccagctcagcagcacagacacagcacaaggacttgaatgagcctctggggctttgtgctcaggccctgaacatcaggccctgagagggagctgcagaaacctctccagaactccaagtcagaatccaactccaaagtttcCTTGATTTTAATGGGTCCCAGTGAGGGACATGactgagaaagtgtccccaggccccaggcagagcagagaactggaggcactgatgacaggtggggacaaagagaagccaagtcttggtggcctggggcacagcagggtctgtgccaccaagggctgtcaggagacaccttgtcctgaggccctggggcctcctggcacagccccagccaggctgggcactgtcagccccttgtcctgccctcagcatccccccctagcccacattcccagtggcctcaaggatctgctggaaggagtccctggggagccttgctcagcaatggccctgggggctccacaatgctcccaggcactgcaggttttgcaaaggactttggctttggcttttgccttgcagtctctgagagctttctgcaatcatggcctccaattatctgctgtaattagtccctggagTGGCTTGGTCAGGAGCAACACTCAGtgggctcattaatgcttcaaggtacttcagttcttttaaggtacttggtgtttcccttttgctacagactctgtgagaggtttgtgcaatcatggccccaattatctgctttaacgagtcccttgagagctttgtgctgacactcagtggggctcattaatgctttgagataCTCAACTTTTTTAAGGAACTTTGCGTTTTCCTTTCCACATGgtgaggtttttgtgccattttgaatctctgagaggtttttgtgccatcctggcctccagttctctcctccaaggagtccatgaggagcctgtgttggggatggaccTCAGTGGCACCCATTTAatgctttgagacactttggggttttcttctgaCTTTGACTCCTagaaaggtttgtgcaatctcctctcaggccctgaggttccagggctcagctccaaatgcaccacagggctcattaggatcaagcaagtcctgacaaaccatggctctgccttgatttccctcttGTCTGGGGCAGTTCATTGTTTCAACAATTTGAGATTTCTTGGTCAATGCATTAATTAGCgtggtgggttcagtgctggctaattaccagtgcactcactagaatatacttactcatttcctgctctgagataggattaggagaaaggcaaagtggGCTCAAAACTTttaaagggtataaagaaaaatttactaactgtaactaaaagaaagagtaataagaatcagaacaaaactttcagaacacttttcctctctccctacAATCTGACCATGTAAAGAGACAAAACCTAAAGTTTTCTGTCATTTTACTACTCAAATAGTCTTTCTTCtgttcacttagggagagaagttcctcttgttaatgttatggagacttctccaaaagaaaacagttctctcatgacttttcatttccacaaatagcagctgcctggaaaaatctGCAATCATGATGGCCCTCCcaatttttacagcttttcccactgctgtgtttatgggccatGTCAGCTTATGGGGTATTGGTTTAAAGAGGAGCTGTTTAAGAGCAAAGGttctcttcatttatttctgaaatcatcttcatctctgggaacagaggtcttcttcttctctccctgagggCACAGGGTCTCATCACTCTGCGCTCTTTCagtgttcaaacttctcatgggatcacagctactgcaacatttccttcttttagcatggaggcctttgctgaacaagtcatctccccattcttttcaatgtgttatagggaaaaaaaagagagtctgatgtatcaattcATCCTGCTCCATGGCTTTAGCAGAAGATTTCAGCCCCAAgatcaaggcatctcctcatccctcccatctgggactcaacttcctcttcactgacctCGGTGTCTTCACGTTGCTCCtctgtgtgcctgcactttgtccttttctctccctggagggaggatggaagcacGGGAAGAGTCAATATCTGAGCCGGGGCCTGCAGATGGTTGcgtgagcccggccgggctgggtccttgcggccggagctgttttcccatggaggtttgtgcagcggctgcgctggggctgtgtcaggctgggcggcgctgggggcagggccaggatctcagcagccaggccagagcagagcagcagcacggccggggccgatggcttctcctggccctgcccgctggttgcgggccaagcccaagggcggcagaagcttggccgagccggcccggcccggggctgctcctggggcccggcggatcctggctgggcccgggctggcggcggggcagggctcggcagcggccagatgtcagcaagcgcagccacggcccggcccggcctcggccccgcggcctcccctcccctgcccggcagccgatggggcctggcgggctccctgggaaggggcccggccccacggcaggagccgcccggcccgccccggcccagacgggggctggcccggccttggcacctctgtgctggccagaagggaaagagacccagccaggcttcttcctctttaacTTGTGTCTTCACAGAGGCATGTGCAGTTCCCTTAGTGGTTTAACAGATTGTCAATTCTCAAAGCTAATAGTTTTTTGTCAGACACGGAGGAAACTGCTAGCAGTGTCTCTCAGGACATCACTTCTGTgatgcaaaaccaccacaacagcaccgagcacagagctcctttgtCTGTATGTAGTGGCCATGTGCCTGAGGCCTCAGAACCCCACCTTGGGAGATCTCTGGGCACTCTCCaaggtgttttcaaatgaaaacattcagctcaTAGTCTAAGAAAATCACCAGAGGAGAGGGCCTACctgacctgtctgtcctggctaCTTTTGTTATATCTCGCAATCCTTGGATATACGGAATTTGGGAGGCCAAGTTCTAA is part of the Vidua macroura isolate BioBank_ID:100142 chromosome 30, ASM2450914v1, whole genome shotgun sequence genome and harbors:
- the LOC128820710 gene encoding olfactory receptor 14J1-like: MSNSSSISHFLLLALAETRQLQLLHFCLLLGISLAALLGNGLIISAVACDHHLHTPMFFFLLNLALSDLGSICTTVPKAMHNSLWDTSTISYTACAAQLFFFTFCATAELSLLTIMCYDRYVSICKPLHYGTLVGSRACAYMAAAAWASAFLYSLLHTANTFSLPLCHGNTLGQFFCEIPQILKLSCSKSYLRELGLIVFSICLALGCFLFIVFSYVQIFRAVLRIPSEQGRHKAFSTCLPHLAMVSLFLSTIMFVYLKPPSMSSPSLDLSVSVLYSVVPPALNPLIYSLRNQELKAAVWRLMTGCFQKQ